A stretch of DNA from Candidatus Pantoea bituminis:
ACTTCGATGCAAAGCGAGCATCTCTTCTGTAAAGCAGCCCCTCCAACGCCGTAAAGACAATTAACCCGCTGTGCGATCACCTCTCGCTTAAATCATTTATTAGTTCAACTAAATAGGCTCATAAATGAATAGGCATAATGGCTAGAAATATTTCTGTTAGGATTTTTATTACACATCCTTGGTGTGGTTTTTGTGCTGCACAGTAAAAAAAGCACGCGATATGCTGCGCAGAAAACAGGTAGACGACGAGAAGCTTCGCGGATTTTTTACTTTTAGCCGGTCGGTGTTTTACACCTTTATGGCCATTTCCCTTCACTGGAACAGGTAATCGCAATGTCTGAGAAAATAACTCTTCAGTTGATGATCAACGATGAGACGCAACACCTGACTATTGATCCAAGGGTAACGCTGTTGGATGCGCTGCGTGAGCATTTGCAATTAACCGGCACCAAAAAGGGTGCGATCAGGGTCAATGTGGTGCTTGTACTGTGCACGTAAACGGGCAGCGCGTATTGAGTTGTTTGACGTTAGCGGCACAAGCGCAAGGCGGGAAAGTCACCACTATCGAAGGGCTGGCGGATAAACAGGGCAAACTGCATCCGGTGCAATCCTGCTTTATGGCTAATGATGCCTTCCAATGCGGTTACTGCACGCCGGGCCAAATCATGTCTGCCGTCGCCTGCATCAAAGAGGGCCACGCCGGTAGCGACGCTGAAATTCGCGAATATATGAGTGGCAATCTTTGCCGCTGTGGTGCGTACCCCCACATTGTTGAGGCGGTAAAACAGGCCGCAGCAGAAATGTCAGGGGATGCATCATGAATGAGTTTATCTTTAAAACCCCCGCCTGCGCCGACGAAGCCGTTAAGCTCAACGTGGCTGAATTCTCACGTTTTTTAGCCGGGGGGACCACGCTCCTCGACTTAATGAAATGCAATGTTGAAGCGCCGCCACAGCTGGTGGATATTTCCCGCTTAACCACGCTGCGCGACATCAATTTCAGTCACGATACGTTACGTGTGGGCGCCCTGGTTCGCATGAGCGAGCTGGCAGCAGATAAAGAGTGTCAGCGTCTGGCACCTGCTATCTATGAAAGCCTCTGGCAGGCAGCCTCACCGCAAATCCGTAATATGGCGACCATTAGCGGCAATTTACGGCAGCGTACGCGCTGCGGCTATTTCCGCGATCCCGCTACGTTCCCCGCGTGTAACAAGCGTCAACCCGGATCGGGCTGCTCGGCAATTGAAGGAATCAATCGCGGTCACGCTATTTTAGGTGCCAGCGAAGCGTGCGTGGCGGTTTATCCGGGTGATTTGGCCGTGGCGTTAACCGCTTTTCAGGCGCAGGTGATCCTCCGCAATAGCCAACAGCAGGAACGTCGTGTACCGGTTGAAAAGTTCTTTCTGCTACCACGCGACACGCCACATCAAGAACATGATATTGCCGCCGACGAGATGATCGTCGGCGTAGAGGTGCCTTTGTCTGCCGCG
This window harbors:
- a CDS encoding FAD binding domain-containing protein; amino-acid sequence: MNEFIFKTPACADEAVKLNVAEFSRFLAGGTTLLDLMKCNVEAPPQLVDISRLTTLRDINFSHDTLRVGALVRMSELAADKECQRLAPAIYESLWQAASPQIRNMATISGNLRQRTRCGYFRDPATFPACNKRQPGSGCSAIEGINRGHAILGASEACVAVYPGDLAVALTAFQAQVILRNSQQQERRVPVEKFFLLPRDTPHQEHDIAADEMIVGVEVPLSAALRQSHYLKVRDRASYEFAAASAAVGVEMQGDIINDVHIAIGGVATKPWRAYEVEDALRGKAFSEVLIRQASELAVINAKALSHNQAKIVLIPRVISRALLAVGKPS